The following proteins come from a genomic window of Aspergillus oryzae RIB40 DNA, chromosome 4:
- a CDS encoding putative AMP-binding enzyme (long-chain acyl-CoA synthetases (AMP-forming)): MFFSQQPVHLARADELRQEPPKGSPYSVALPGTEEPGRSRIYRAYLAQKELVRTLDPQVLTAHDIFESTANRVPKNHCLGWRPYNQTTKTFGPYQWLDYQTVQKRRADFGAGLVELHHKHNCHRSGQYGIGLWCQNRPEWQITDLACMSQGLYSVSIYDVLASDATEYIINHAELHCVVTSLPHIPTLLKLKPLLPNLKIIISLDPLDGGEQVGHSKRALLESVAAGQDVSIYTIDQVEELGATSNRPYNAPQPSDIVTINYTSGTTGPPKGVVLTHENAVAATAGALVTTQQAAGDTLASYLPLAHIYARLSEHAAFWAGARIGYFHGNIVELVDDLKLLKPTGFMSVPRLYSRFGNAIRASTVDQPGFKGALSRHVVSTKTANLKNPDTSKATVKHALYDRIWSKKVAAALGLERTRMMVSGSAPLDPSLHNFLRVATGADLVQGYGLTETYAMACAQSSKDLTAGNCGRLAPCTEACLASLPDMDYSVEDKPYPRGELLLRGTNVFKEYFKNPEETDKAITEDGWFRTGDVCTIDEMGRIIIIDRRKNVLKLAQGEYISPERLEGVYLSELGYFAQGYIHGDSVQTFLVGIFGIQPDAFAVFASKVLGRPISETDIEGIRSVLNDDKIRKAVLKDLERVAKKHKLAGYERVKNCSLMLDPFTVENNLLTPTLKLKRPPVVKQYRQLLDELYAQATAEESAPKAKL; the protein is encoded by the exons ATGTTCTTTAGCCAACAGCCCGTCCACCTTGCTCGTGCGGATGAGTTAAGGCAAGAGCCTCCGAAGGGCTCGCCGTATTCTGTGGCCCTTCCTGGGACTGAGGAGCCTGGACGGAGTAGGATCTACCGTGCCTATCTTGCGCAGAAGGAACTTGTGAGGACATTAGATCCACAG GTTCTCACTGCGCATGACATCTTTGAGTCGACTGCAAACCGAGTACCGAAAAATCACTGCCTGGGATGGCGCCCGTACAACCAGACAACCAAGACCTTCGGCCCTTACCAGTGGCTAGATTACCAGACAGTTCAAAAGCGGCGGGCTGATTTCGGTGCCGGGTTGGTGGAATTGCACCACAAACACAATTGCCATCGTTCTGGCCAGTACGGTATCGGACTGTGGTGTCAAAATCGGCCCGAATGGCAGATCACTG ATCTGGCATGCATGTCTCAAGGTCTGTATTCTGTATCAATCTATGATGTTCTTGCCTCAGACGCAACCGAATATATTATAAACCACGCAGAGCTGCACTGCGTGGTAACTTCCTTGCCGCATATCCCAACTTTGCTCAAGCTGAAGCCCCTCCTACCCAATCTGAAAATCATCATCAGCTTGGACCCTCTTGATGGTGGCGAACAAGTTGGACACTCAAAGCGAGCTCTTTTGGAGTCCGTGGCTGCCGGACAGGACGTCTCGATTTATACGATCGATCAGGTTGAGGAACTGGGCGCCACTTCGAACCGCCCTTACAACGCTCCCCAGCCTTCTGACATCGTCACCATTAACTATACCTCCGGTACTACGGGCCCTCCGAAGGGTGTTGTGCTGACGCATGAGAACGCCGTTGCGGCCACTGCAGGGGCCCTTGTTACTACCCAGCAGGCTGCTGGTGACACACTAGCATCCTATCTTCCGCTAGCTCACATCTATGCACGTTTATCAGAACATGCAGCTTTCTGGGCAGGTGCCCGGATCGGCTACTTCCATGGAAATATCGTGGAGTTAGTCGATGACCTAAAGTTGTTGAAGCCCACCGGGTTTATGTCGGTTCCCCGTCTTTACAGTCGGTTTGGGAACGCTATTCGTGCCTCAACTGTGGACCAACCGGGTTTCAAGGGCGCGTTGTCGAGACATGTCGTTTCGACCAAGACAGCCAACCTGAAGAATCCTGATACCTCTAAGGCTACTGTTAAACATGCCTTGTACGACCGGATATGGTCTAAGAAGGTCGCCGCTGCCCTAGGCCTGGAACGTACGAGAATGATGGTCTCCGGCTCTGCGCCCCTCGATCCTTCTCTCCATAACTTTCTCAGAGTTGCTACCGGTGCCGATCTCGTTCAGGGTTACGGTTTGACTGAAACATACGCCATGGCGTGCGCCCAGTCTTCCAAAGATCTGACTGCTGGCAACTGTGGACGCCTGGCACCCTGCACAGAAGCGTGCCTGGCGTCTCTTCCTGACATGGATTACTCCGTCGAGGACAAACCCTACCCTCGTGGCGAATTGCTTCTGCGAGGCACAAACGTTTTCAAGGAGTACTTCAAGAATCCTGAAGAGACTGACAAGGCCATCACTGAAGATGGATGGTTCCGAACAGGCGATGTCTGTACGATAGACGAAATGGGCCGCATCATTATCATTGACCGCCGGAAAAATGTCCTGAAGCTAGCTCAGGGAGAGTACATCTCACCAGAGCGGTTGGAGGGTGTTTATCTTTCCGAGCTGGGGTACTTTGCACAGGGCTATATCCATGGTGACAGCGTGCAGACATTCCTCGTTGGTATTTTCGGGATCCAACCTGATGCATTCGCTGTGTTCGCTAGCAAAGTTCTCGGCCGGCCCATAAGTGAGACCGATATTGAAGGCATTAGGTCTGTATTGAATGACGATAAGATTCGGAAGGCAGTGCTGAAGGACCTCGAGAGAGTTGCGAAGAAGCACAAGCTGGCAGGCTACGAGAGGGTCAAAAACTGCTCTTTGATGCTTGATCCGTTCACGGTTGAGAATAACCTGTTGACGCCAAC ATTAAAGCTGAAGCGTCCCCCGGTGGTGAAGCAGTATCGccagcttctggatgagCTCTACGCCCAAGCTACGGCGGAAGAGTCGGCTCCAAAGGCCAAGCTATAG
- a CDS encoding uncharacterized protein (predicted protein): MVSASVAWPCGSMSADINSIKRFFVNLRTGKSQWESPQGPAQEELHAPPSEAPPSYEESGPANPSAVHGANEKKNLGSNNPYNQAGARSSSLDSDARLAAQLQAEEDARARDSRSPRQQAQPGAAADYYTEASRPQSVGYQSSSTPPQHITGPEQKRSKGFLSKLMGKSSSGSAANHGRPSSQPSQPYGYPPGGYGGYPQQPTGYGYPSYPAQPGYYPTAAQPVRRHGGGMGTAGAAALGVGGGLIGGALLAEALDDHHDYDDYGSGGYDDFDGGDFGDF; the protein is encoded by the coding sequence ATGGTAAGTGCTTCCGTCGCTTGGCCCTGTGGTTCAATGTCTGCTGACATTAACTCTATTAAAAGGTTCTTTGTAAATCTGCGTACTGGCAAGTCCCAATGGGAATCCCCTCAAGGACCGGCACAAGAGGAGCTGCATGCACCGCCTAGCGAAGCACCTCCCTCATACGAAGAGTCCGGGCCTGCGAACCCGTCTGCAGTACATGGTGcaaacgagaagaaaaacctGGGTTCTAATAATCCCTATAACCAGGCCGGCGCCAGAAGCAGTTCTCTGGACAGCGATGCCCGGCTAGCTGCCCAGTTACAGGCTGAGGAAGATGCCCGCGCTCGTGACAGTAGAAGCCCGAGACAGCAAGCACAGCCTGGGGCTGCAGCAGATTACTATACAGAAGCCTCGCGACCGCAGTCAGTTGGATACCAGTCGTCCTCCACCCCCCCACAACATATAACCGGTCCAGagcagaagaggagcaaaGGCTTTCTGAGCAAGTTGATGGGAAAATCATCAAGTGGTAGTGCTGCGAATCATGGAAGGCCATCTTCGCAGCCGTCACAACCATACGGGTATCCTCCAGGCGGATACGGTGGTTATCCTCAACAACCCACAGGGTATGGCTATCCTTCCTATCCAGCCCAACCTGGTTATTATCCTACAGCAGCACAACCAGTGCGACGTCATGGTGGCGGTATGGGAACTGCGGGCGCTGCAGCTTTAGGTGTAGGTGGTGGTTTGATCGGGGGTGCTTTGTTGGCAGAAGCTTTGGACGACCATCATGACTATGATGATTACGGCTCAGGCGGTTATGATGACTTTGACGGTGGCGACTTCGGCGATTTTTAA
- a CDS encoding uncharacterized protein (predicted protein) translates to MRLFHASTSSLLFLLSTVVVTSALTVVIPPSNLLPNPNALPSGTHATLTSIPSSTQSKSGHVSPHSLTAPLTRSATFIFQNLDSTGKPESYLLDVRSAEYVFTPYRVDVAADGTVLGIWETFRGNPWENRGAERYVLDAASVNAAKLPEVAVDAKVLARRGFYEERPKCEYLWEGEAFCMKYTCCFQDAYGSILLVSPLSLFKNPMILLAIVALGFTFGMPKLMENSKFNIVTISLRDAITYVFIAHASLTHIAPVDPEMRAEFEKHSRASPISGATRSAMAGGGAPGNFDFAGWMAGAHPRPGGPEPAALQGVATGREGGNVRRRG, encoded by the coding sequence ATGCGCCTGTTCCACGCCTCTacctcctctcttctttttctcctctctacTGTCGTGGTGACGTCCGCCTTAACGGTCGTTATTCCCCCCTCAAATCTTCTTCCCAACCCCAATGCTCTCCCTTCCGGCACGCACGCAACTCTAACGTCCATCCCATCGTCAACGCAATCCAAGAGTGGCCATGTCTCTCCTCACTCACTGACTGCCCCTCTGACGCGCTCCGcgaccttcatcttccagaacCTAGACTCTACGGGGAAGCCCGAGTCTTACTTGCTTGATGTCCGATCCGCAGAATACGTCTTCACGCCTTACCGGGTTGATGTCGCTGCAGACGGTACGGTGCTAGGCATTTGGGAGACATTTCGTGGGAACCCATGGGAGAATCGTGGCGCAGAGAGATACGTCCTCGATGCTGCTTCCGTGAATGCTGCCAAGTTGCCCGAAGTGGCAGTAGATGCTAAAGTCCTAGCTAGAAGAGGCTTCTATGAGGAGAGACCTAAATGTGAGTATCtctgggaaggagaagctttTTGTATGAAGTACACTTGTTGTTTTCAAGACGCTTATGGATCTATCCTCCTAGtctcccctctttctttgtttaaGAATCCTATGATTTTGCTCGCCATAGTAGCTTTGGGGTTTACTTTCGGAATGCCGAAGTTGATGGAGAATAGTAAGTTTAACATCGTAACTATTTCCCTGCGCGACGCAATCACATATGTGTTTATAGCGCATGCTTCCCTTACTCATATCGCTCCAGTGGATCCCGAAATGCGTGCCGAGTTCGAAAAACACTCTCGGGCTTCTCCTATCTCCGGTGCAACTCGTAGTGCCATGGCTGGTGGCGGTGCACCGGGCAACTTTGATTTCGCAGGATGGATGGCTGGTGCCCATCCAAGACCAGGTGGTCCAGAGCCTGCTGCTCTTCAGGGAGTAGCGACTGGCAGGGAAGGTGGAAATGTACGAAGACGAGGATAG
- a CDS encoding WD repeat protein (predicted protein) has product MYPPHLLSDRKSYAINNDKAPRTRRSARSKTGPINYYKKLNLFNYESEEECSGDEDVDVLANSDQPQQRHGRSRSCDLSMPPCYRDSQLVGHTQYSVIYSSSRVQILKAPLKTLDDFRSVGHARYRPERNPANYAKGLRGEDLALDNILHFDFDPKEMTAVLNLLSFSGCHWRFAPDTALTDQLIQVASTYNMHPKSFKKMSSILKLSRLLSTEEASDSNALLLEILTSTPCTKELRRARRLTMRLLGSQEKRENEGPSTSGDQHCHKVEEVRRLSGHLSFAFALGRRQCADIEAFIADAQRGHLPTVPSVIKAVKLEDGSSATRKNAQASGNLNKLLQDRELGCAVSRQVSSRFLSNLGVSRTWKGASNDIIVLAWSPDGTRFAAGATAQCDEHNMEYNRGNNLILGDLTTDSLEELPDHWSPRPPGFSRGTMNDHRLFMSVTACQWFDDTLYTASYDKTVKLWRFPNHRASCYKTLEHDSKVQVMAPSNFSKNVVATGTQSVGFWQLDESTYNVLDLPRQRSKREIDLIPTSLAWGTIPITRELLIAGMSEKGDGVTHNGLLAAWHIAEASSTPIQLSPNSQNIFDVKWHPSLPLFATASSARGGGTTLLSSKNTRSVVRLYSPLISKMCTMELECPALDINDVTFCPGNSNYVTASCTDGITYVWDTRNPDTVLHKLQHAEPLNQIDETIPREQADVGVRLALWGNSVTQFYTGASDGILKTWDVLRSPDDALIQDVASFGEEIMSGAFSPDRSNLLIGDAAGGLHLLSPNTYADETLSFKFKRASQVPFKGQDPDSESGIMAARKAILNGHLLRHPIYGVGQGPHYNGPYAAWARPDNTPVHQLGQTKLKEEWQLRQLDGIPPVLRSGLNDQLRREIECQRQLAQIRNGQHVNKRKRLEPGYYAKSRDVLVDLCSEDGFWAAPVKPKRLAAESKYVITENANVEVIDLTGDSDTECATPPKGNLAFPTTQGTESYSGLGHPLEGFEGILEDDHWWPSSDQIDPNFNDADV; this is encoded by the coding sequence ATGTACCCACCACACTTGTTAAGCGACAGGAAATCCTATGCCATAAACAATGACAAGGCACCAAGAACGAGACGTTCTGCACGATCAAAAACTGGCCCTATCAATTACTACAAGAAACTCAATCTGTTTAATTATGAGTCTGAAGAGGAATGTtccggtgatgaggatgtcgatgTATTGGCCAATTCAGACCAGCCACAACAGCGTCACGGCCGTTCCCGTTCATGTGATCTCTCAATGCCTCCTTGCTACCGAGATAGCCAGCTCGTCGGTCATACGCAATACTCAGTTATATACTCTTCATCTAGAGTACAAATACTCAAGGCACCCTTGAAAACGTTAGATGACTTTAGAAGTGTCGGGCATGCACGTTATCGCCCAGAACGTAACCCGGCCAACTATGCTAAGGGACTAAGAGGAGAGGACTTGGCGTTAGACAACATCCTccattttgattttgatcCGAAGGAAATGACCGCAGTGCTAAACTTGCTGTCATTTAGTGGATGTCATTGGCGTTTTGCTCCAGACACTGCTCTTACCGATCAACTTATACAAGTCGCATCCACCTATAATATGCACCCTAAGTCCTTCAAGAAGATGTCGTCTATTTTGAAATTGTCTAGGTTACTCTCGACCGAAGAAGCGAGCGATAGTAATGCTTTGCTCTTAGAAATATTGACATCAACTCCATGCACAAAGGAGCTACGACGTGCTAGGCGACTCACAATGCGACTCCTGGGGTCCCAAGAGAAACGAGAGAATGAAGGTCCTTCCACCTCAGGCGATCAACACTGCCATAAAGTCGAGGAAGTGCGCAGACTGTCGGGCCATTTATCATTTGCATTTGCATTGGGGCGGCGCCAGTGCGCAGATATAGAAGCATTCATTGCTGACGCCCAGAGAGGCCATCTCCCAACCGTCCCATCTGTCATCAAGGCTGTTAAATTGGAGGATGGCAGCTCGGCAACGCGCAAGAATGCTCAAGCGTCTGGCAATCTAAACAAGCTCTTGCAGGATCGTGAGCTAGGTTGCGCTGTGAGCCGGCAGGTCAGTTCTCGTTTTTTGAGTAACCTCGGGGTTTCGAGGACTTGGAAAGGAGCCTCAAATGATATTATAGTACTAGCGTGGTCTCCTGATGGAACTAGGTTTGCAGCAGGTGCTACAGCTCAATGTGATGAACATAACATGGAATACAACCGAGGGAATAATCTGATTCTCGGTGATTTGACCACTGATAGTCTGGAGGAATTGCCAGACCATTGGAGCCCTCGTCCGCCGGGGTTTTCAAGGGGAACTATGAATGATCATCGTCTGTTTATGAGTGTAACAGCGTGCCAATGGTTCGATGATACACTCTATACTGCTAGTTATGACAAGACTGTCAAACTTTGGAGATTCCCTAATCACAGGGCATCATGCTACAAGACGCTTGAGCACGACTCCAAAGTCCAAGTTATGGCTCCATCCAACTTCTCAAAGAATGTGGTAGCGACAGGGACCCAGTCTGTCGGTTTCTGGCAACTAGATGAATCAACGTACAATGTCCTGGACTTGCCTCGACAGCGCTctaaaagagaaattgaCCTTATACCAACGTCTCTGGCTTGGGGTACCATCCCAATAACGAGGGAGTTACTAATTGCTGGAATGTCTGAAAAGGGCGATGGTGTGACCCATAATGGTCTTCTTGCAGCTTGGCATATAGCCGAAGCATCATCCACTCCAATACAATTAAGCCCAAATTCACAAAATATCTTTGATGTAAAGTGgcacccttctcttccattaTTTGCTACAGCAAGCTCCGCAAGAGGAGGTGGTACAACTCTCTTGAGTTCCAAAAACACCAGGTCTGTGGTCCGTCTATATTCGCCACTCATCTCCAAAATGTGCACCATGGAACTTGAGTGCCCTGCTTTGGACATAAACGACGTGACTTTCTGCCCAGGCAATTCAAACTATGTGACTGCCAGCTGCACTGACGGGATCACCTACGTGTGGGACACGCGAAACCCGGACACTGTACTGCACAAGCTTCAGCATGCCGAGCCGCTCAATCAGATAGATGAAACCATTCCTAGAGAACAAGCAGATGTTGGGGTAAGGTTGGCATTGTGGGGGAACTCGGTAACCCAATTCTATACTGGGGCATCAGATGGTATCTTGAAAACCTGGGATGTATTGAGGTCTCCTGATGATGCTCTAATTCAAGATGTTGCTTCTTTTGGAGAGGAGATCATGTCTGGGGCTTTCTCGCCGGATAGATCCAATCTGTTGATTGGCGATGCAGCCGGGGGTCTTCATCTCTTATCTCCCAACACTTATGCCGATGAGACCTTGTCTTTTAAATTTAAGCGCGCTTCCCAAGTGCCATTTAAAGGGCAAGACCCCGACTCTGAGTCCGGCATCATGGCTGCCCGTAAGGCCATCCTAAATGGTCATCTTTTGCGCCATCCTATTTATGGTGTGGGCCAAGGTCCTCATTACAATGGGCCTTACGCGGCATGGGCCCGTCCAGATAATACCCCTGTGCATCAACTCGGACAGACAAAGTTGAAGGAGGAATGGCAGTTAAGGCAGCTGGACGGTATTCCTCCTGTTCTCCGATCTGGTTTAAATGATCAACTGCGGAGAGAAATTGAATGCCAGAGACAGCTCGCTCAGATTCGCAACGGGCAGCATGTGAATAAAAGGAAGCGACTGGAACCTGGCTATTATGCGAAAAGTAGGGACGTTCTTGTCGATTTATGCAGTGAAGATGGTTTCTGGGCAGCGCCGGTCAAGCCCAAGCGACTAGCTGCAGAATCGAAATATGTCATCACTGAAAATGCAAACGTCGAAGTCATAGATCTTACCGGTGATAGTGATACGGAGTGTGCGACACCGCCAAAGGGAAACTTGGCCTTTCCCACTACTCAGGGTACAGAGAGCTACTCTGGACTTGGGCATCCACTGGAGGGATTTGAGGGAATCTTGGAGGACGACCACTGGTGGCCATCTAGTGACCAAATAGACCCCAACTTCAATGATGCTGATGTGTAG